The Xylophilus rhododendri region ACCGCCGGCAGCGGATTCAGGTGCGCACGGGATGGGCGATCCTTCTTCAGCGCTTTTTCAGAGTCCGCTCGGATAGGTCTCGGCCGCTTCACCGCCCAGCGGGTCGGCGCCGGCATCGAGCGGCTGCAGCGCACGGGTGCGGTCGAGGTGGATGAAGCCGTCGAACTGGCGCGCCAGCGAGGTGCGGAGATAGTGGCTGTGGCGTTCGGTCTGCGGCCGGTAGATCACGCCGATGGCGCGTTGCAGCTGGCGCAGGGCGGGGTTGCCGCGCAGATCGAGCAACAGGCTTTCGCGCCCCGTTCGGTGCAGCAGGTCGTCCCAACTGCCGGCGAGGCAAGAATCCCGCGGCTTCGGAGATTGCTGAATTGGGGCGCAAGCTGAAGGCGCTGGGGGATGAGGCTGCTGCGCTGGAAGAGCGGTGGTTGGAGCTCAGCTCGCGGATCGAGGAGCTCAGTGCCTGATCTTGGGTTTTTCTCCTTCGCGGAGGGCGGAGCTGGGGCTGCGCGCCCCAGACCGCGCTCACTTTCTTTGCTTCGCTGTTTAGACCGGGGACATGGGAAACACCCGTGCGGGGACATAGGAAACACCTCGGCTCAATTGGAAGCGGTCGCCGCAGCGCTGTCCAGGCGCATGAAGCAGTGGTGGCTGAAGTAGATGTCATAGCAGCCGTCGTGCTCGGGATCGGGCCGGAAGGCCACCGGCAGGCGGTGCAGCGCGTGCGACAGGCGCAGCTTGTGGCCCTGGAACTTCACGAAGCCGTTCCAGCCCACGGTCACGACGTGATCGTGCTCGGCGTATTCGATCTCCGGCAGCACCTGCGGCATGGCCCGCGGGCTCATGCGGTAGCGCTGTGCGGGTGTCTGCATGGCGATGCCTTCGTGCGGCCTCTCGTGGTTGTAGACAGCCCTCCAGCGGTCGAGCGCGTCCTGTGCATGGGCGAGGTTGTCGAAGGTCCTGCCGTTGAGCACCTCGGCCTTGAGCGAACGGTGGAAGCGCTCGAGCTTGCCGTTGGTCTGCGGGTGGT contains the following coding sequences:
- a CDS encoding erythromycin esterase family protein; translated protein: MLDLRGNPALRQLQRAIGVIYRPQTERHSHYLRTSLARQFDGFIHLDRTRALQPLDAGADPLGGEAAETYPSGL